One Polypterus senegalus isolate Bchr_013 chromosome 10, ASM1683550v1, whole genome shotgun sequence DNA segment encodes these proteins:
- the LOC120536746 gene encoding uncharacterized protein LOC120536746 isoform X1 — MAYFNCTVVENSNCEEVSLYWRHKRLFQNGSEGDLKDVKNGGRYSIIYGVLFSSLQIKNVVFSDEGLYFCSNFCFGKRTRIIEQMSQLMLEAQPQVSITSSISPDAPDLLILTCSAVSFYPSNVFFTWNLTFVEVPHIIQQGSPNLLQNGTYSSSSTLKIRTSQWSSEVVIECVVNHSSLTQSQIKYVRHSGPPSGVGHCQLKMVLLSLGLVLMVLAVMEVHVKSCKGNKSEGERHFEERLKKI, encoded by the exons ATGGCATACTTCAACTGCACTGTAGTGGAAAACAGCAATTGTGAAGAAGTCAGCTTGTATTGGCGTCATAAGCGCCTGTTCCAGAATGGCTCAGAAGGAGATTTGAAAGATGTTAAAAATGGAGGGAGATATTCCATTATTTATGGAGTTTTATTCAGCtctttgcaaattaaaaatgtgGTCTTCTCTGATGAGGGGTTATATTTCTGCTCAAACTTCTGCTTCGGGAAAAGGACCCGGATTATTGAACAGATGTCACAGCTCATGCTTGAAG CCCAGCCCCAAGTAAGCATCACTTCTTCCATATCACCTGATGCACCTGATCTCCTGATCCTGACCTGCAGCGCTGTGAGTTTCTACCCTTCTAATGTGTTCTTCACCTGGAATCTCACCTTTGTTGAAGTGCCCCACATCATCCAGCAGGGGTCACCCAATCTCCTCCAGAATGGCACCTACAGCAGCAGCTCCACTCTAAAGATCAGAACCTCCCAGTGGAGCTCAGAAGTGGTGATTGAATGTGTGGTGAATCACAGCTCTCTGACTCAGTCACAGATCAAATACGTCAGACATTCAG GTCCACCTTCTGGTGTGGGTCACTGTCAACTTAAAATGGTTCTCCTGTCTTTGGGTTTGGTGTTGATGGTGTTGGCTGTCATGGAGGTACATGTGAAGTCCTGCAAAGGAAACA AGTCTGAAGGTGAAAGGCATTttgaggaaagactgaagaaaATCTGA
- the LOC120536746 gene encoding uncharacterized protein LOC120536746 isoform X3, which produces MAYFNCTVVENSNCEEVSLYWRHKRLFQNGSEGDLKDVKNGGRYSIIYGVLFSSLQIKNVVFSDEGLYFCSNFCFGKRTRIIEQMSQLMLEAQPQVSITSSISPDAPDLLILTCSAVSFYPSNVFFTWNLTFVEVPHIIQQGSPNLLQNGTYSSSSTLKIRTSQWSSEVVIECVVNHSSLTQSQIKYVRHSGPPSGVGHCQLKMVLLSLGLVLMVLAVMEVHVKSCKGNS; this is translated from the exons ATGGCATACTTCAACTGCACTGTAGTGGAAAACAGCAATTGTGAAGAAGTCAGCTTGTATTGGCGTCATAAGCGCCTGTTCCAGAATGGCTCAGAAGGAGATTTGAAAGATGTTAAAAATGGAGGGAGATATTCCATTATTTATGGAGTTTTATTCAGCtctttgcaaattaaaaatgtgGTCTTCTCTGATGAGGGGTTATATTTCTGCTCAAACTTCTGCTTCGGGAAAAGGACCCGGATTATTGAACAGATGTCACAGCTCATGCTTGAAG CCCAGCCCCAAGTAAGCATCACTTCTTCCATATCACCTGATGCACCTGATCTCCTGATCCTGACCTGCAGCGCTGTGAGTTTCTACCCTTCTAATGTGTTCTTCACCTGGAATCTCACCTTTGTTGAAGTGCCCCACATCATCCAGCAGGGGTCACCCAATCTCCTCCAGAATGGCACCTACAGCAGCAGCTCCACTCTAAAGATCAGAACCTCCCAGTGGAGCTCAGAAGTGGTGATTGAATGTGTGGTGAATCACAGCTCTCTGACTCAGTCACAGATCAAATACGTCAGACATTCAG GTCCACCTTCTGGTGTGGGTCACTGTCAACTTAAAATGGTTCTCCTGTCTTTGGGTTTGGTGTTGATGGTGTTGGCTGTCATGGAGGTACATGTGAAGTCCTGCAAAGGAAACAGTTGA
- the LOC120536746 gene encoding uncharacterized protein LOC120536746 isoform X2, which translates to MAYFNCTVVENSNCEEVSLYWRHKRLFQNGSEGDLKDVKNGGRYSIIYGVLFSSLQIKNVVFSDEGLYFCSNFCFGKRTRIIEQMSQLMLEAQPQVSITSSISPDAPDLLILTCSAVSFYPSNVFFTWNLTFVEVPHIIQQGSPNLLQNGTYSSSSTLKIRTSQWSSEVVIECVVNHSSLTQSQIKYVRHSGPPSGVGHCQLKMVLLSLGLVLMVLAVMEVHVKSCKGNRSKGERHFEERLKKI; encoded by the exons ATGGCATACTTCAACTGCACTGTAGTGGAAAACAGCAATTGTGAAGAAGTCAGCTTGTATTGGCGTCATAAGCGCCTGTTCCAGAATGGCTCAGAAGGAGATTTGAAAGATGTTAAAAATGGAGGGAGATATTCCATTATTTATGGAGTTTTATTCAGCtctttgcaaattaaaaatgtgGTCTTCTCTGATGAGGGGTTATATTTCTGCTCAAACTTCTGCTTCGGGAAAAGGACCCGGATTATTGAACAGATGTCACAGCTCATGCTTGAAG CCCAGCCCCAAGTAAGCATCACTTCTTCCATATCACCTGATGCACCTGATCTCCTGATCCTGACCTGCAGCGCTGTGAGTTTCTACCCTTCTAATGTGTTCTTCACCTGGAATCTCACCTTTGTTGAAGTGCCCCACATCATCCAGCAGGGGTCACCCAATCTCCTCCAGAATGGCACCTACAGCAGCAGCTCCACTCTAAAGATCAGAACCTCCCAGTGGAGCTCAGAAGTGGTGATTGAATGTGTGGTGAATCACAGCTCTCTGACTCAGTCACAGATCAAATACGTCAGACATTCAG GTCCACCTTCTGGTGTGGGTCACTGTCAACTTAAAATGGTTCTCCTGTCTTTGGGTTTGGTGTTGATGGTGTTGGCTGTCATGGAGGTACATGTGAAGTCCTGCAAAGGAAACA
- the LOC120536747 gene encoding uncharacterized protein LOC120536747 isoform X2 — MRNRIATGAIFQIIQSPTFLQLYVGDTAVIHCSLLGCAVRRYFWNKTTECENRTHDLFNSSRISISVSGTIRVENVTGSDSGLYYCRVIHRCLKQSPGTIRGNGTRLMVMDIPSLHLQFNLSSNNPEDLILTCSAVGFYSSDFTLSWHHSLPEVLYATQQDARPALQVGTYNRSSTLLVTKTLWAPGTEIGCEANHTSLRRPLKKYIRSPLEKSEVAHCYDSATCKL, encoded by the exons ATGCGGAATC GTATTGCAACTGGCGCTATCTTCCAGATTATCCAGTCCCCAACGTTTCTGCAGCTTTATGTCGGAGACACCGCGGTTATTCATTGCAGTCTCTTAGGTTGCGCAGTCAGACGTTATTTCTGGAATAAAACTACAGAATGCGAAAATAGGACACATGACCTTTTTAATAGTAGCCGGATATCGATTTCTGTGTCCGGCACTATTAGGGTTGAAAACGTGACGGGTTCTGACAGTGGGCTGTATTACTGCCGAGTGATCCACAGGTGCTTGAAGCAGAGCCCTGGAACAATCCGTGGTAACGGGACTCGTTTAATGGTCATGG aCATCCCCAGTCTGCACCTCCAGTTCAATTTATCTTCTAACAATCCTGAAGACCTAATCCTGACCTGCAGTGCTGTGGGTTTCTACTCTTCCGATTTCACACTGTCCTGGCATCATTCTCTCCCTGAGGTGCTCTATGCCACCCAGCAGGATGCACGCCCAGCCCTTCAGGTTGGCACATACAACCGAAGCTCCACTCTGTTGGTCACCAAGACACTGTGGGCACCGGGGACTGAGATTGGGTGTGAAGCAAATCATACATCATTGAGAAGACCTCTGAAGAAGTACATTAGGAGTCCATTAGAGAAAAGTGAGGTTGCACATTGCTACGATTCAGCTACATGCAAAttataa
- the LOC120536747 gene encoding uncharacterized protein LOC120536747 isoform X1, with translation MQHLHFWIYLIGIATGAIFQIIQSPTFLQLYVGDTAVIHCSLLGCAVRRYFWNKTTECENRTHDLFNSSRISISVSGTIRVENVTGSDSGLYYCRVIHRCLKQSPGTIRGNGTRLMVMDIPSLHLQFNLSSNNPEDLILTCSAVGFYSSDFTLSWHHSLPEVLYATQQDARPALQVGTYNRSSTLLVTKTLWAPGTEIGCEANHTSLRRPLKKYIRSPLEKSEVAHCYDSATCKL, from the exons atGCAGCATCTGCACTTTTGGATCTATCTCATAG GTATTGCAACTGGCGCTATCTTCCAGATTATCCAGTCCCCAACGTTTCTGCAGCTTTATGTCGGAGACACCGCGGTTATTCATTGCAGTCTCTTAGGTTGCGCAGTCAGACGTTATTTCTGGAATAAAACTACAGAATGCGAAAATAGGACACATGACCTTTTTAATAGTAGCCGGATATCGATTTCTGTGTCCGGCACTATTAGGGTTGAAAACGTGACGGGTTCTGACAGTGGGCTGTATTACTGCCGAGTGATCCACAGGTGCTTGAAGCAGAGCCCTGGAACAATCCGTGGTAACGGGACTCGTTTAATGGTCATGG aCATCCCCAGTCTGCACCTCCAGTTCAATTTATCTTCTAACAATCCTGAAGACCTAATCCTGACCTGCAGTGCTGTGGGTTTCTACTCTTCCGATTTCACACTGTCCTGGCATCATTCTCTCCCTGAGGTGCTCTATGCCACCCAGCAGGATGCACGCCCAGCCCTTCAGGTTGGCACATACAACCGAAGCTCCACTCTGTTGGTCACCAAGACACTGTGGGCACCGGGGACTGAGATTGGGTGTGAAGCAAATCATACATCATTGAGAAGACCTCTGAAGAAGTACATTAGGAGTCCATTAGAGAAAAGTGAGGTTGCACATTGCTACGATTCAGCTACATGCAAAttataa